From the genome of Callithrix jacchus isolate 240 chromosome 7, calJac240_pri, whole genome shotgun sequence, one region includes:
- the CNR2 gene encoding cannabinoid receptor 2, with translation MEGCWVTEIANGSMDGLDSNPMKDYMILSGSQKIAVAVLCTLLGLLSALENVAVLYLILSSHRLRRKPSYLFIGSLAGADFLASVVFVCSFVNFHVFHGMDSKAVFLLKIGSVTMTFTASVGSLLLTAVDRYLCLCYPPSYKALLTRGRALVTLGIMWVLSALVSYLPLMGWTCCPRPCSELFPLIPNDYLLGWLLFIAFLFSGIIYTYGHVLWKAHQHVASLAGHQDRQVPGMARMRLDVRLAKTLGLVLAVLLICWFPVLALMVHSLAATLSDQVKKAFAFCSMLCLVNSMVNPVIYALRSGEIRSSAHHCLARWKKCVRDLGSEAKEEAPKSSVTETEADGKITPWPVFRDLDRSHC, from the coding sequence ATGGAGGgatgctgggtgacagagatagcCAATGGCTCCATGGATGGCTTGGATTCCAACCCTATGAAGGATTACATGATCCTGAGTGGTTCCCAGAAGATAGCTGTTGCAGTGTTGTGCACTCTTCTGGGCCTGCTAAGCGCCCTGGAGAACGTGGCTGTGCTCTATCTGATCCTGTCCTCCCACCGGCTCCGCCGGAAGCCCTCATACCTGTTCATTGGCAGCTTAGCTGGAGCTGACTTCCTGGCCAGTGTGGTCTTTGTATGCAGCTTTGTGAATTTCCATGTTTTCCATGGTATGGATTCCAAGGCTGTCTTCCTGCTGAAGATTGGCAGCGTGACCATGACCTTCACAGCCTCTGTGGGCAGCCTGCTGCTAACTGCTGTTGACCGCTACCTCTGCCTGTGCTACCCACCTTCCTACAAAGCTCTACTCACCCGCGGGAGGGCACTGGTGACCCTGGGCATCATGTGGGTCCTCTCAGCACTAGTCTCCTACCTACCCCTCATGGGATGGACTTGCTGTCCTAGACCCTGCTCTGAGCTTTTCCCACTGATCCCCAATGACTACCTGCTGGGCTGGCTCCTGTTCATCGCCTTCCTCTTTTCTGGAATCATCTACACCTATGGACATGTACTCTGGAAGGCCCATCAGCATGTAGCCAGCTTGGCTGGGCACCAGGACAGGCAGGTTCCAGGAATGGCCCGAATGAGGCTGGACGTGAGATTGGCGAAGACCCTGGGGCTGGTGCTGGCTGTGCTCCTCATCTGTTGGTTCCCAGTGCTGGCCCTCATGGTCCACAGCCTGGCCGCTACACTCAGCGACCAGGTCAAGAAGGCCTTCGCCTTCTGCTCCATGCTGTGCCTCGTCAACTCCATGGTCAACCCTGTCATCTATGCTCTGCGGAGTGGGGAGATCCGCTCCTCTGCCCATCACTGCCTGGCACGCTGGAAGAAGTGTGTGAGGGACCTTGGGTCAGAGGCAAAAGAAGAAGCCCCGAAGTCCTCAGTCACAGAGACAGAGGCTGATGGGAAAATCACTCCGTGGCCAGTTTTCAGAGATCTAGACCGCTCCCATTGCTGA